The following coding sequences are from one Pseudonocardia sp. HH130630-07 window:
- a CDS encoding MFS transporter has translation MTTPHPNATNRLDRLPIGRFHKVTLVAVAFAYFFEFADINSFATTAPQLVRLWGVTVDQIAYVTSLSFVGMFVGSVVAGRLADRWGRRSTLIGTTVWFSVFSMTSAFAWDIVSMGVFRVLTSAGLAAMTVVAVIYVNEIYPAAVRGRYQAYAIVIGICGTPVTNLIASAVVPLADWTWRLVYVWGALGIAFLFFARRIVESPRWYESRGRYDEAEAVLSRIEHEVAAEHGPLAEPAQARPDTTAPATRAPLRLLLQRRYLVPTAVLTVLWVTQTIGFFGYSSWAPTLLAAEGFSVEKSIFYVALTTVGAPLGSLLAALVTDRFERKWLLVVFGLAIAACGLLYGLTFDPLFIVAFGFLVNMLERGYTALAYAYSPELFDIRGRSLGTGLAYGIGRLSNAVGPLVIAALYTGSGYQSVFFFIAGTWTVGALVLAVFGRRTRPAAARGRAATTGSTATPGPARQEGTP, from the coding sequence ATGACCACCCCGCACCCCAACGCCACGAACCGGCTGGACCGGTTGCCGATCGGCCGCTTCCACAAGGTCACGCTGGTCGCGGTGGCGTTCGCCTACTTCTTCGAGTTCGCCGACATCAACAGCTTCGCGACGACCGCGCCCCAGCTGGTGCGGCTGTGGGGCGTGACGGTCGACCAGATCGCCTACGTGACGTCGCTGTCGTTCGTCGGCATGTTCGTCGGTTCGGTGGTCGCCGGACGGCTCGCCGACCGGTGGGGCCGCCGGAGCACCCTGATCGGGACCACCGTCTGGTTCTCGGTGTTCTCGATGACCTCCGCGTTCGCCTGGGACATCGTCTCGATGGGCGTGTTCCGGGTGCTGACCTCGGCCGGGCTGGCGGCGATGACCGTCGTCGCGGTCATCTACGTCAACGAGATCTACCCGGCGGCGGTCCGGGGCCGGTACCAGGCGTACGCGATCGTCATCGGCATCTGCGGGACGCCGGTCACCAACCTGATCGCCAGCGCCGTGGTCCCGCTCGCGGACTGGACCTGGCGACTGGTCTACGTCTGGGGCGCGCTCGGCATCGCGTTCCTGTTCTTCGCCCGCCGGATCGTCGAGTCCCCGCGCTGGTACGAGAGCCGCGGCCGCTACGACGAGGCCGAGGCCGTGCTGAGCCGGATCGAGCACGAGGTGGCCGCCGAGCACGGCCCGCTCGCCGAGCCGGCGCAGGCGCGTCCGGACACCACGGCCCCGGCGACCAGGGCCCCGCTGCGGCTGCTGCTGCAGCGCCGCTACCTGGTACCGACCGCGGTGCTGACGGTGCTCTGGGTGACCCAGACGATCGGCTTCTTCGGCTACTCCAGCTGGGCGCCGACGCTGCTCGCCGCCGAAGGGTTCAGCGTCGAGAAGTCGATCTTCTACGTCGCGCTGACGACGGTCGGCGCCCCGCTGGGCTCGCTGCTCGCCGCACTGGTCACCGACCGGTTCGAGCGCAAGTGGCTGCTCGTCGTGTTCGGCCTGGCGATCGCCGCCTGCGGCCTGCTCTACGGCCTGACGTTCGACCCGCTGTTCATCGTGGCCTTCGGCTTCCTGGTCAACATGCTCGAACGCGGCTACACCGCACTGGCCTACGCCTACTCCCCCGAGCTGTTCGACATCCGCGGGCGTTCGCTGGGCACCGGCCTCGCCTACGGGATCGGCCGGCTGTCCAACGCGGTCGGCCCGCTGGTCATCGCCGCGCTGTACACCGGCTCCGGCTACCAGAGCGTCTTCTTCTTCATCGCCGGGACCTGGACGGTGGGCGCGCTCGTCCTCGCCGTGTTCGGCCGGCGCACCCGGCCCGCCGCCGCCCGCGGACGGGCCGCCACGACCGGATCCACCGCGACCCCGGGCCCCGCCCGGCAGGAGGGAACCCCATGA
- a CDS encoding 4-carboxy-4-hydroxy-2-oxoadipate aldolase/oxaloacetate decarboxylase, translated as MTTPDPLPRTGVIVTGPPRADAGDVATLAGFGVATVHEALGRVGYLGADLRARQDGLRTGGTAVTVLCRPGDNLMIHAAVEQCAPGDLLVVTTSSPCGDGLFGELFATALARRGVRGLVTTSGVRDLAELRAMGFGVWSGAVSAQGSVKASAGAVNVPVVIGGEIVRPGDAVLADDDGVAVVDRRRVPEAVSAARARTEREEQARRAFAGGELSLDRYGLRDVLSGLGVRYVPAADAGTP; from the coding sequence ATGACGACCCCGGACCCGCTGCCCCGCACCGGGGTGATCGTCACCGGCCCGCCGCGGGCCGACGCCGGCGACGTCGCCACCCTGGCCGGGTTCGGCGTCGCGACCGTGCACGAGGCCCTGGGCCGGGTCGGCTACCTGGGCGCGGACCTGCGGGCCCGCCAGGACGGGCTCCGGACCGGTGGCACCGCGGTGACCGTCCTGTGCCGCCCCGGCGACAACCTCATGATCCACGCGGCGGTGGAGCAGTGCGCGCCCGGCGACCTGCTCGTCGTCACCACCAGCTCGCCGTGCGGCGACGGGCTGTTCGGTGAGCTGTTCGCCACCGCACTCGCCCGGCGCGGCGTGCGCGGGCTGGTGACCACGAGCGGCGTGCGCGACCTCGCCGAGCTGCGGGCGATGGGCTTCGGCGTGTGGTCCGGCGCGGTCAGCGCGCAGGGCTCGGTCAAGGCCAGCGCGGGCGCGGTGAACGTGCCGGTCGTGATCGGCGGCGAGATCGTCCGCCCGGGCGACGCGGTGCTGGCCGACGACGACGGCGTCGCCGTCGTCGACCGGCGCCGGGTCCCCGAGGCCGTGTCGGCCGCCCGGGCCCGCACCGAGCGCGAGGAGCAGGCCCGCCGGGCGTTCGCCGGCGGCGAGCTGAGCCTGGACCGCTACGGCCTGCGCGACGTGCTGTCGGGGCTCGGCGTCCGCTACGTCCCGGCCGCCGACGCGGGAACCCCGTGA
- a CDS encoding 4-oxalomesaconate tautomerase, with protein sequence MTSGGVPAALLRGGTSKGLFLLAADLPADPAERDDLLLRLMGSPDPAQIDGVGGAVPVTSKVAVVAPSDDPEHDVDYLFLQVGVDAATVSDRQNCGNLLAAVGQFAVGRGLVAAGPERTAVRIRMVNSGATAVSRFATPGGRVDFTGTTAIAGVPGTAAPVLLDMLGTEGSTTGALLPTGRVADRVDGLDVTCVDNGMPVVVVRAADLGLTGHEPPAELAADAGLTARVDALRIRAGALMGLGDVRDAPVPKTTLVAPPRTGGAIGTRTFIPVRPHPAIGVLGAVSVVTAGLLDGSVAHDLLDRGTGGPLAVEHPSGSLEVDVEIAPGDPPRVLRSTVVRTARMLFDGVVFPRA encoded by the coding sequence GTGACGTCCGGCGGGGTCCCCGCCGCCCTCCTGCGGGGCGGCACGTCCAAGGGCCTGTTCCTGCTCGCCGCGGACCTGCCGGCGGATCCGGCCGAGCGCGACGACCTGCTGCTGCGTCTGATGGGCAGCCCGGACCCCGCCCAGATCGACGGCGTGGGCGGCGCGGTCCCGGTCACCAGCAAGGTGGCGGTCGTCGCACCGTCGGACGACCCGGAGCACGACGTCGACTACCTGTTCCTGCAGGTCGGCGTGGACGCCGCGACCGTGTCCGACCGGCAGAACTGCGGGAACCTGCTCGCCGCCGTCGGGCAGTTCGCCGTCGGGCGCGGCCTGGTCGCGGCCGGGCCCGAGCGGACCGCCGTACGCATCCGGATGGTGAACAGCGGGGCGACGGCCGTGTCCCGGTTCGCCACCCCCGGCGGCCGGGTCGACTTCACCGGGACGACGGCGATCGCCGGCGTCCCCGGCACGGCCGCCCCGGTGCTGCTGGACATGCTCGGCACCGAGGGGTCCACGACCGGCGCGCTGCTCCCGACCGGGCGGGTCGCCGACCGCGTCGACGGCCTGGACGTGACCTGTGTGGACAACGGGATGCCGGTCGTCGTCGTGCGGGCGGCGGATCTCGGCCTGACCGGCCACGAGCCCCCCGCCGAACTGGCCGCCGACGCCGGTCTCACCGCCCGGGTGGACGCGCTGCGGATCCGGGCCGGGGCGCTGATGGGCCTCGGCGACGTGCGCGACGCGCCGGTCCCGAAGACGACGCTGGTGGCGCCGCCGCGCACCGGCGGGGCGATCGGCACCCGCACGTTCATCCCGGTCCGCCCGCACCCCGCGATCGGGGTGCTGGGCGCGGTCAGCGTGGTCACCGCCGGGCTGCTCGACGGCAGCGTCGCGCACGACCTGCTCGACCGCGGCACCGGCGGGCCGCTCGCCGTCGAGCACCCGTCCGGGTCGCTGGAGGTCGACGTCGAGATCGCACCGGGGGACCCGCCCCGGGTACTGCGCTCGACGGTCGTGCGCACCGCCCGGATGCTGTTCGACGGCGTCGTGTTCCCGCGGGCCTGA
- a CDS encoding GntR family transcriptional regulator: MSAAGRPGAAGPVATVVDALRDAIASGDFVPNQRLVEADLSEQFGASRAAVRSALLELTSEGLVERVQNRGARVRAVSLAEAVEITEVRMVLEGLLAAKAAVRLDDDDRARLRAIGSAMQDAVAAGDLLGYSALNSDLHTAIRESAGQRTAGTILERLRGQNVRHQFRLAMQPGRPSVSLPQHLAIIEALCAGDPDAAEREMRAHLSSVVEALPTVEPGSARLR; encoded by the coding sequence ATGAGTGCTGCCGGACGCCCCGGCGCCGCAGGCCCGGTCGCGACCGTCGTCGACGCGCTGCGCGACGCGATCGCGAGCGGGGACTTCGTCCCGAACCAGCGGCTGGTCGAGGCCGACCTGTCCGAGCAGTTCGGCGCCAGCCGCGCCGCCGTCCGCTCCGCGCTGCTGGAGCTCACCAGCGAGGGGCTGGTCGAGCGGGTGCAGAACCGGGGCGCGAGGGTCCGCGCGGTGTCGCTCGCCGAGGCCGTCGAGATCACCGAGGTCCGGATGGTCCTGGAGGGGCTGCTCGCGGCCAAGGCCGCCGTCCGGCTGGACGACGACGACCGCGCCCGGCTGCGCGCGATCGGCTCCGCGATGCAGGACGCCGTCGCCGCCGGGGACCTGCTCGGCTACTCCGCGCTGAACAGCGACCTGCACACGGCGATCCGGGAGTCCGCGGGCCAGCGCACCGCGGGCACGATCCTGGAGCGGCTGCGCGGGCAGAACGTGCGCCACCAGTTCCGGCTGGCCATGCAGCCCGGACGGCCGTCGGTGTCGCTGCCCCAGCACCTCGCGATCATCGAGGCGCTGTGCGCCGGCGATCCGGACGCGGCGGAGCGGGAGATGCGCGCGCACCTGTCCAGCGTCGTCGAGGCGCTGCCGACCGTGGAGCCGGGGAGCGCCCGGCTGCGCTGA
- a CDS encoding amidohydrolase family protein, with translation MIIDCHGHYTTVPQAHTSWRGEALQAFLDGAPAPRPPAISDDEIRDSVARNQLRLMDERGADLTVFSPRASAMAHHEGDLAVGTAWARACNDLIARVADLFPGRFAGVCQLPQTAGMPLDAAVAELRRCVTELGFVGLNLNPDPSGGRWDSPPLTDPYWFGLYEAMCDLDVPAMVHVSASCTPVFHATGAHYLNADTTAFMQLLQGDLFARFPALRLVIPHGGGAVPYHWGRYRGLADMLGRPPLEEHLMGNVFFDTCVYHQPGIDLLLGVVDTANVLFGSEMVGVVRGIDPRTGHHFDDTRRYVDAAALTGPQRDAVYRGNALRVYPRLAALTPAAA, from the coding sequence GTGATCATCGACTGCCATGGCCACTACACGACCGTGCCGCAGGCGCACACGAGCTGGCGGGGCGAGGCGCTGCAGGCGTTCCTCGACGGGGCCCCGGCCCCGCGGCCCCCGGCGATCTCCGACGACGAGATCCGGGACAGCGTGGCGCGCAACCAGCTCCGGCTGATGGACGAGCGCGGCGCGGACCTCACGGTCTTCTCCCCGCGGGCGTCGGCGATGGCGCACCACGAGGGCGACCTCGCCGTCGGGACGGCGTGGGCGCGCGCCTGCAACGACCTGATCGCCCGGGTGGCGGACCTGTTCCCCGGCCGGTTCGCCGGGGTCTGCCAGCTCCCGCAGACCGCCGGGATGCCACTGGACGCCGCGGTCGCCGAGCTGCGCCGGTGCGTGACCGAGCTGGGTTTCGTGGGCCTCAACCTCAATCCCGACCCGAGCGGCGGCCGGTGGGACTCCCCGCCGCTGACCGACCCGTACTGGTTCGGCCTGTACGAGGCGATGTGCGATCTCGACGTCCCGGCGATGGTGCACGTCTCGGCCAGCTGCACGCCGGTCTTCCACGCCACCGGCGCGCACTACCTCAACGCCGACACCACCGCGTTCATGCAGCTCCTGCAAGGTGACCTGTTCGCCCGGTTCCCCGCGCTGCGGCTGGTGATCCCGCACGGCGGCGGCGCGGTGCCCTACCACTGGGGGCGCTACCGCGGCCTGGCCGACATGCTCGGGCGCCCGCCGCTGGAGGAGCACCTCATGGGCAACGTCTTCTTCGACACCTGCGTCTACCACCAGCCGGGGATCGACCTGCTGCTCGGCGTCGTCGACACCGCGAACGTGCTGTTCGGCTCGGAGATGGTGGGCGTGGTCCGGGGGATCGACCCGCGGACCGGGCACCATTTCGACGACACCCGCCGCTACGTCGACGCCGCCGCCCTGACCGGGCCCCAGCGCGACGCCGTGTACCGCGGCAACGCCCTGCGCGTCTACCCGCGCCTGGCCGCCCTGACGCCGGCCGCGGCCTGA
- a CDS encoding tartrate dehydrogenase — protein sequence MATHRIAVIPGDGIGKEVVPEGVRVLETAAERFGFGLDLTEFDFVSADYWLEHGTMLPEHWYEQLSGFDALFFGAVGWPAVLPDHESLWGSLLQFRRRFDQYVNLRPARLLPGVTAPLAGRGPGDIDMWIVRENTEGEYSSVGGRMFAGTDRETVIQETVMTRTGVDRVLRYAFELAQSRPERHLTSATKSNGISITMPYWDERVAAMAEQYPEVTVDQYHIDILTAQFVLHPDRFDVVVASNLFGDILSDLGPACTGTIGIAPSANINPDRTHPSLFEPVHGSAPDIAGKGIANPVGQIWCGAMMLEHLGEQEAADAVVAALSEVVGRGGPTTTPDLGGSGTTASLGAAIADAVRG from the coding sequence ATGGCCACGCACCGCATCGCCGTCATTCCCGGGGACGGGATCGGCAAGGAGGTCGTCCCCGAGGGCGTCCGGGTGCTCGAGACGGCCGCCGAGCGGTTCGGGTTCGGGCTCGACCTGACCGAGTTCGACTTCGTGTCCGCCGACTACTGGCTCGAACACGGCACGATGCTCCCCGAGCACTGGTACGAGCAGCTGTCCGGCTTCGACGCGCTGTTCTTCGGCGCCGTCGGCTGGCCCGCGGTGCTCCCGGACCACGAGTCGCTGTGGGGCAGCCTGCTGCAGTTCCGGCGCCGCTTCGACCAGTACGTCAACCTGCGTCCGGCCCGGCTGCTGCCCGGGGTGACCGCGCCGCTGGCCGGCCGCGGGCCCGGCGACATCGACATGTGGATCGTCCGGGAGAACACCGAGGGCGAGTACTCCAGCGTCGGTGGGCGGATGTTCGCCGGCACCGACCGGGAGACGGTCATCCAGGAGACCGTCATGACGCGCACCGGGGTGGACCGGGTGCTGCGCTACGCGTTCGAGCTGGCGCAGAGCCGCCCGGAGCGCCACCTCACCTCGGCGACGAAGAGCAACGGCATCTCGATCACCATGCCGTACTGGGACGAGCGGGTCGCCGCGATGGCCGAGCAGTACCCGGAGGTGACCGTCGACCAGTACCACATCGACATCCTCACGGCGCAGTTCGTGCTGCACCCGGACCGGTTCGACGTCGTCGTCGCCAGCAACCTGTTCGGCGACATCCTGTCCGACCTCGGACCGGCCTGCACCGGGACGATCGGCATCGCGCCGAGCGCGAACATCAACCCGGACCGCACCCACCCGAGCCTGTTCGAGCCGGTGCACGGCTCGGCCCCGGACATCGCCGGGAAGGGCATCGCCAACCCGGTCGGCCAGATCTGGTGCGGGGCGATGATGCTGGAACACCTCGGCGAGCAGGAGGCCGCCGACGCCGTGGTGGCCGCGCTGTCCGAGGTGGTCGGCCGGGGCGGCCCGACGACGACGCCCGATCTCGGCGGCTCCGGCACCACCGCGTCGCTGGGCGCCGCGATCGCCGACGCCGTGCGGGGCTGA
- a CDS encoding 3-hydroxybutyryl-CoA dehydrogenase, whose amino-acid sequence MERVGVVGCGQMGSGIAEVTARAGYDVRVVETSPEAVKIGTERLTTSLERAEQRGRIESAAAVLERLEVVEGLDALADRELVVEAIAEDEEIKTGVFRDLDRIVTDPAAILASNTSSIPIMKLAVATSRPDQVVGIHFFNPVPVLSLVELVPSLMTGEATLAGARSFVEEGLGKKAIDCQDRAGFVVNALLVPFLLSAIRMMESGFATAEDIDEGLVRGCAHPQGPLALSDLIGLDTVKAVAESMYAEFKEPLYAPPPLLARMVEAGLLGKKAGRGFHTYA is encoded by the coding sequence ATGGAGCGGGTAGGGGTCGTCGGCTGCGGTCAGATGGGGTCCGGCATCGCGGAGGTCACGGCGCGCGCCGGGTACGACGTCCGGGTCGTCGAGACGTCCCCGGAGGCGGTGAAGATCGGTACCGAGCGGCTGACGACGTCGCTGGAGCGGGCCGAGCAGCGCGGGCGCATCGAGTCCGCCGCCGCCGTGCTGGAGCGGCTGGAGGTCGTCGAGGGGCTCGACGCGCTGGCCGACCGCGAGCTGGTCGTCGAGGCGATCGCGGAGGACGAGGAGATCAAGACCGGGGTGTTCCGGGATCTCGACCGGATCGTCACCGACCCGGCGGCGATCCTGGCGTCCAACACCTCGTCGATCCCGATCATGAAGCTGGCGGTCGCGACGTCCCGGCCGGACCAGGTCGTCGGGATCCACTTCTTCAACCCGGTTCCGGTGCTCTCGCTGGTGGAGCTGGTCCCGAGCCTGATGACGGGGGAGGCGACGCTGGCCGGCGCCCGCTCGTTCGTCGAGGAGGGGCTGGGCAAGAAGGCCATCGACTGCCAGGACCGGGCCGGGTTCGTGGTGAACGCGCTGCTCGTGCCGTTCCTGCTCTCGGCGATCCGGATGATGGAGTCCGGGTTCGCCACCGCCGAGGACATCGACGAGGGCCTCGTCCGGGGCTGCGCGCACCCGCAGGGCCCGCTGGCGCTGTCGGACCTGATCGGGCTGGACACGGTGAAGGCCGTCGCGGAGTCGATGTACGCCGAGTTCAAGGAGCCGCTGTACGCGCCGCCGCCGCTGCTGGCACGGATGGTGGAGGCGGGCCTGCTCGGGAAGAAGGCCGGGCGCGGGTTCCACACCTACGCCTGA
- a CDS encoding amidohydrolase, whose translation MGTDLAELYRDLHRHPELSFAETRTAGIAADRLRAAGFDVTEGVGRTGVVGVLRSGDGPTVLLRADMDALPVAEDTGLDYASTARGTTPDGADTAVAHACGHDVHVTCLAGAAAELAATSDTWSGTLLAVFQPAEEFGAGADAMLDDGLYSRFGVPDVVLGQHVAPLPAGVIGLTAGPAFAGSDTLRVSLHGAGGHGSRPETTVDPVLLAASTVQRLHAVVSREIAATETAVLTVGMLRAGTKENVIPDSAELGLTVRSYTPAVRDRLLAAIERIVRGEAMASGAPRDPEIRVVETFEPLVNDPAAVERTRPALATATPLPVIDPGPVTGSEDVGRFAVAAGVPCVYWLLGGADPAEFADCTGVEDIRTRIAGLPSNHSPRYAPVIEPTLSTGVAALTAAARTWLPPTT comes from the coding sequence GTGGGCACCGATCTGGCCGAGCTGTACCGCGACCTGCACCGCCATCCCGAGCTGTCCTTCGCCGAGACCCGCACCGCGGGCATCGCCGCGGACCGGCTGCGCGCCGCCGGGTTCGACGTCACCGAGGGGGTGGGACGGACCGGCGTGGTCGGCGTCCTGCGGAGCGGCGACGGCCCGACCGTGCTGCTGCGTGCCGACATGGACGCACTCCCGGTCGCCGAGGACACCGGCCTGGACTACGCCAGCACCGCCCGCGGCACGACGCCCGACGGCGCGGACACCGCCGTCGCGCACGCCTGCGGGCACGACGTCCACGTGACCTGCCTGGCCGGCGCCGCCGCCGAGCTGGCCGCCACCAGCGACACCTGGTCCGGGACGCTGCTGGCGGTCTTCCAGCCGGCCGAGGAGTTCGGCGCCGGGGCCGACGCGATGCTCGACGACGGCCTGTACAGCCGCTTCGGCGTCCCCGACGTCGTGCTCGGCCAGCACGTCGCGCCGCTGCCCGCCGGCGTCATCGGGCTCACCGCGGGGCCGGCGTTCGCGGGCAGCGACACCCTGCGGGTGAGCCTGCACGGGGCGGGCGGCCACGGCTCCCGCCCGGAGACGACCGTGGACCCGGTCCTGCTGGCCGCGTCGACCGTGCAGCGCCTGCACGCCGTCGTCTCCCGGGAGATCGCGGCGACCGAGACGGCGGTGCTCACCGTCGGCATGCTCCGCGCCGGGACCAAGGAGAACGTCATCCCGGACTCCGCCGAGCTGGGGCTGACCGTGCGGTCCTACACCCCCGCCGTCCGGGACCGGCTGCTGGCCGCGATCGAGCGGATCGTCCGGGGCGAGGCGATGGCCTCCGGCGCGCCCCGGGACCCGGAGATCCGCGTCGTGGAGACCTTCGAGCCCCTGGTCAACGACCCGGCCGCGGTCGAGCGCACCCGTCCCGCACTCGCGACGGCGACCCCGTTGCCGGTCATCGACCCGGGCCCGGTCACCGGCAGCGAGGACGTCGGCCGGTTCGCCGTCGCCGCGGGCGTCCCCTGCGTGTACTGGCTGCTCGGCGGCGCCGATCCGGCGGAGTTCGCGGACTGCACCGGCGTCGAGGACATCCGGACCCGCATCGCCGGGCTGCCGTCGAACCACTCCCCCCGCTACGCCCCGGTGATCGAACCGACGCTGTCCACCGGCGTCGCCGCCCTGACCGCCGCCGCCCGCACCTGGCTCCCCCCAACAACCTGA
- a CDS encoding response regulator transcription factor, translating to MRVLVVEDDDRVARGLVRALGRAGYQVVRAADIAAAHALIDEQLPDLALVDMGLPDGHGGAVLRRLREHPAIGVLVVTARDGEADRVVGLRAGADDYVVKPFSLAELLARVEAVSRRTRPLRQATPAAAVVHRLRTLELDVTARVLRDGDDGWSVALTSIESAVLALLLERAGRPVERRFVLDQVWSSPAEPGSRTLDTHMATLRGKLGDRLAIRTLRGVGFRVDP from the coding sequence GTGCGGGTTCTGGTGGTCGAGGACGACGACCGGGTCGCGCGCGGCCTCGTCCGCGCGCTGGGCCGGGCCGGGTACCAGGTCGTCCGCGCCGCCGACATCGCCGCGGCGCACGCACTGATCGACGAGCAGCTGCCGGACCTCGCACTCGTCGACATGGGCCTGCCGGACGGCCACGGCGGCGCCGTGCTCCGCCGGTTGCGGGAGCACCCGGCGATCGGCGTCCTCGTCGTGACCGCCCGGGACGGCGAGGCGGACCGGGTGGTCGGCCTGCGCGCCGGTGCCGACGACTACGTCGTGAAACCGTTCAGCCTCGCCGAGCTGCTGGCCAGGGTCGAGGCGGTCAGCCGGCGCACCCGCCCGCTGCGCCAGGCCACTCCGGCGGCCGCCGTCGTGCATCGGCTGCGGACGCTCGAACTGGACGTGACCGCCCGCGTCCTGCGGGACGGCGACGACGGCTGGTCGGTCGCGCTCACCTCGATCGAGTCCGCGGTGCTGGCGTTGCTGCTGGAGCGCGCGGGCCGCCCGGTGGAACGCCGGTTCGTGCTCGACCAGGTGTGGTCCTCGCCGGCCGAACCCGGCTCGCGCACCCTGGACACGCACATGGCGACCCTGCGCGGCAAGCTCGGTGACCGCCTGGCCATCCGCACCCTGCGCGGCGTCGGGTTCCGGGTCGACCCGTGA
- a CDS encoding HAMP domain-containing protein produces MRRRLVVAVAPLLALLLLGVLVPTAVTLAQRHTATVVSDRLGDAGRFSVLALTTLTGGTAPEPDLARMRAELDEYADLYDTGVWFLDREQRVLHATAPGPPPEAARPHLAGVLAGRIPGAESTIWPWRTADELIVAPVGRDSQVVAALVLAVPTASVRAEILRDWALLGGLFAVVGMLVIGLVGPMTRWVLRPVADLERSAAAVRSGDLGARAAPGSGPPELRNLTAGFNAMLAAVRRTVERQHRFAADAAHQLRNPIASARLSVENLEPHLAADAEARETYRDTIDDLDRMSTVVNGMLAATALQEGPAAHGTVGAVGPALDRRLPVWRAAAEAAGLTLTGDLTGTGTRVREPVGGLAPAVDELVANACRLSAGRTIRVRGRAGGIPDRGRRRRPRPASRRAAPGDRAVLALPTRPERAGHRARAGDRRPGAGRRRWCAGAARDAGRRSHRGRPSRCGPGAGLSRTGRPGGRQGLRSRNQRRAPGCSTTGVVAAPVRGLI; encoded by the coding sequence GTGAGACGCCGGCTGGTCGTGGCCGTCGCCCCGCTGCTGGCGTTGCTGCTGCTGGGTGTGCTGGTCCCGACGGCCGTCACCCTCGCGCAGCGGCACACCGCGACGGTGGTCTCGGACCGGCTGGGCGACGCCGGGCGGTTCTCCGTGCTCGCCCTGACCACGCTGACCGGCGGCACCGCCCCGGAGCCCGATCTCGCCCGGATGCGCGCCGAGCTCGACGAGTACGCCGACCTCTACGACACCGGTGTCTGGTTCCTCGACCGCGAGCAGCGGGTCCTGCACGCCACCGCACCCGGCCCGCCGCCGGAGGCCGCGCGCCCGCACCTGGCCGGGGTGCTGGCCGGGCGGATCCCCGGCGCCGAGTCGACGATCTGGCCGTGGCGCACCGCCGACGAGCTGATCGTCGCGCCGGTCGGCCGGGACTCCCAGGTGGTCGCGGCGCTGGTGCTCGCCGTGCCGACCGCCTCGGTCCGCGCCGAGATCCTGCGCGACTGGGCGCTGCTGGGCGGGCTGTTCGCCGTCGTCGGGATGCTCGTGATCGGCCTGGTCGGGCCGATGACCCGCTGGGTGCTCCGACCGGTGGCCGATCTCGAACGCAGCGCGGCCGCCGTCCGGTCCGGGGATCTCGGCGCGCGCGCCGCACCCGGCTCGGGCCCGCCGGAGCTGCGCAACCTGACGGCCGGGTTCAACGCCATGCTCGCCGCGGTGCGCCGGACCGTGGAACGCCAGCACCGGTTCGCCGCGGACGCCGCCCACCAGCTGCGCAACCCGATCGCCTCGGCCCGGCTGTCGGTGGAGAACCTCGAACCGCACCTCGCCGCCGACGCCGAGGCCCGCGAGACCTACCGGGACACGATCGACGACCTGGACCGGATGAGCACCGTCGTCAACGGGATGCTCGCGGCCACGGCGCTGCAGGAGGGCCCGGCCGCGCACGGCACCGTCGGCGCCGTCGGGCCGGCGCTCGACCGGCGGCTGCCGGTGTGGCGCGCGGCCGCCGAGGCCGCCGGGCTGACGCTGACCGGCGACCTCACCGGCACCGGGACGCGCGTGCGCGAGCCGGTCGGCGGCCTCGCCCCCGCGGTGGACGAGCTGGTCGCCAACGCCTGCCGGCTCTCGGCGGGTCGCACGATCCGGGTCCGCGGCCGGGCCGGCGGGATACCGGATCGAGGTCGCCGACGACGGCCGCGGCCTGCATCCCGGCGAGCGGCACCGGGCGACCGAGCGGTTCTGGCGCTCCCCACGCGACCAGAACGTGCCGGGCACCGGGCTCGGGCTGGCGATCGTCGCCCAGGCGCTGGCCGACGCCGGTGGTGCGCTGGAGCTGCACGAGACGCCGGGCGGCGGTCTCACCGCGGTCGTCCGTCTCGATGCGGGCCCGGCGCAGGGCTGAGCCGGACGGGACGGCCGGGCGGACGTCAGGGTTTGCGGTCGCGGAACCAGCGGCGCGCACCCGGGTGCAGCACGACCGGTGTGGTCGCGGCGCCGGTACGCGGGTTGATCTGA